The genomic DNA TTTGTTGCAGATGTTAAAAAAGGAGCAATAGCTTTTCAAGTTAAAGGTCATTTTGCCTTAAAGCGTTAAGCATAGCACTTTAGCATAACTTTTAGATAATTTTTTTTTAGAGTTACTTATCTTTGCAAAATAATTGCGATTGATGAAAAATTCCCTTTTTATAATTCTATTTTTTTATGTCTTGTTTGCAAGTTCACAAAACATAACTGTAGATAGCCAAACCTATACACCTCAACAACTTGTAGAGGATATTTTAATAGATAGTGATTGTATTTCTAACGTACAAGTTACAAATACAGTTGGTGGCGATTTTAATAATACAGACCAAAGTTATGGCTATTTTGATGCTACAGGCACAACATTTCCTTTTCAATCTGGAATTGTATTAAGCACAGGTAGATTAAATAACGTACCTGGACCTAATAATTCTTTAAGTGATGACGATGCTCCAAACTGGCAAGGCGATCAAGATTTAGAAATAGCTTTACAAGAATCTAATACATTAAATGCTACTATAATAGAATTTGATTTCACATCTGTAGCAAACCAAATTAGTTTCCGTTATATTTTTGCTTCAGAAGAATACCAAGAAGGAAATTCTAGTACTTGCCAATATTCAGATTTATTTGGTTTTTTAATTAAACCTGCTAGTGCTCCTACTTCAGATTATGAAAACATTGCCTTAGTTCCTAATACACAAACTCCTGTTAAAGTAACTACTGTACATCCAGAAATTCCAGGAAGTTGTGATGCTATTAACGAAATATATTTCGATACATTTAATGATAATGTCTCTCCTATAAATTTTAATGGTCAAACAGCTGTACTTACTGCAACCGCACAAACAGTTCCTAACCAAAGTTACCATGTAAAGCTAGTAATTGCAGATGAGCAAAATTACCGTTATGATTCTGCTGTATTTTTAGAAGCAGGAAGTTTTGAACTAAGTACAAATTTAGGTACAGACAGACTTTTAGCAACAAATAATCCGCTTTGTGGTAACGAAACATTAGAATTAAACGCAACTCAAGTAAATGCAACCAGTTACCAATGGTTTCAAGATGGCAATATATTATTAACAGAAACAAACCCTACTTATACAATAACAGAATCTGGAACGTATAGTGTAGAAGTTAGCGTAAATAATACTTGCGTGTCTTTTGGTGAAATTGTTGCAGAATATGCTACGCCACCAAATGTAGCAAACACTACTTTATTTGAGTGTGACTTTAATCAAGATGGCTTTACAACATATAATTTATATAATGCTGCAGATACAGTAACTATGAATGATCCAAATATTGGAATCACCGATTTTTATCTAAGTATTACCGATGCCGAAATGCAAACTAATGCTATTACAAATGCTACAAGTTTTAATAATACTAGTATAATGCAAACCGTTTATGCTTCTGTAATAAACCAAAATACAAATTGTACAGCTATAGCTGAAGTTATTTTAGATATTTCAACCAACACAATAACTTTAGAACCTTTTGATACTTGTGACGATGGAATTGTTGATGGTTTTACCAGTTTCGATTTAGATGAATTAAGGTTACAAATTCAACCTAATGTTCCTGCAAATGCTACCATAACATTTTATACAACTATTGAAGATGCTTTTGCTGAAACAAATAGCATTAATGGAAACTTTGAAAACACAATACAAGATACTCAAGATATATTTGTAAAAGTTATTACAGATACTAACCAGTGTTATGCGGTTTCTAATATTACATTAAATGTACTTTTTACTCCACAGTTACTGCCAGACGAATCGGTTTTATACTGTTTAAACAGCTTTCCTGAAACCATTACTTTAAATGGAGGTATTACTAACGATTTACCTAACAATCACTATTACCAATGGTTGCTAAATGGTGTAGACACTGTTGTTAACACTAGCTTTATAGAAGTTAATGAACTAGGTGTTTATACTGTAATTGTTACAGACCCAAACGGCTGCTCTAACTCAAGAGAAATTACTGTTGTTCCTTCTAGCGAACCTATTATTGAAGATGTTGTTTTTACAGAATTAACATCAAACAATACAGCAACTGTAATAGTTTCTGGAGATGCTACATATGAATATGCTATAGATGATGAATTTGGTTTTTATCAAAACAGTAATACGTTTTCAAATTTAGAACCTGGCTTGCATACTATTTATGTTCGTGATGTAACTAATTGTGGTGAAGCTTCTATTAGTTTTTCAATTTTAGGCTTCCCTCAATATTTTACACCAAATGGAGATACAGTAAACGAAACCTGGAAACCTATTGGTGTAAACAACGACTTTAATACCAATTTAAATATTTTAATCTTTAATCGTTATGGTAAATTACTAGCTAACGTAAACCCTATTATTGGCTGGAATGGAACTTTTAATGGTTTAAATCTACCTAGTGATGACTATTGGTATGTAATAAATCACCCTAATGGTAATCAATACAAAGGCCATTTTGCGCTAGTTCGTTAAATACTAACTAACTTTATAATAAAAATTAAACTAAAAGAGGCAAAATGCTTTAACCTTCCTTTAAATAAATAACTGCTTAATATTCTGTAATTTTGCAGTATGAAATTCAAAATACAATCAGAGTTTAGTCCAACTGGTGATCAGCCAGCTGCAATAAAGCAATTGGTAGACGGTATAAATGCCAACGAGAAATACCAAACTTTGCTTGGTGTTACAGGTTCTGGAAAAACATTTACTGTTGCTAAGTTTGTAGAAAGTGTAAAAAAACCAACCTTAGTCTTGGCCCATAACAAAACGCTTGCAGCTCAATTATATAGTGAGTTTAAACAATTTTTTCCAGAAAATGCTGTTGAGTATTTTGTATCTTATTATGATTATTATCAACCTGAAGCTTACATACCAACATCTGGTGTTTATATAGAAAAAGATTTATCTATTAACGAAGAGATTGAGAAAATGCGTTTAAGTACAACGTCTTCCCTGCTTTCTGGTAGGCGTGATGTTTTAGTTGTTGCTTCAGTCTCATGCTTATATGGTATTGGTAATCCTATAGAATTTCAAAAAAATGTAATTACTATAAAACGTGATCAGGAAATTTCACGTACAAAGCTTTTACATCAATTAGTACAAAGTTTATATTCTCGTACCGAAGCTGATTTTAAACATGGTAATTTTAGAATAAAAGGTGATACTGTAGATATCTTTCCTAGTTATGCAGACGATGCTTTTAGAGTACATTTTTTTGGAGATGAAATTGAAATGATTGAGCAATTTAATATTCAAACCAATGAAGTTATTGATGAGTATGACCGCTTAAACATATATCCTGCAAACATGTTTGTAACATCACCAGATGTTTTGCAAGGCGCTATTAAAGAAATTCAAGATGATTTAGTTAAGCAACACGATTATTTTAAAGACATAGGCAAACACCTTGAGGCCAAACGTTTAAAGGAACGCACAGAGTTTGATTTAGAAATGATTAGAGAACTTGGCTATTGCTCTGGTATCGAAAATTATTCAAGATATTTAGATGGTAGATTACCCGGTACAAGACCCTTTTGTTTATTAGATTATTTTCCGGACGATTATTTAATGGTTGTAGACGAAAGTCACGTAACAGTGTCTCAAGTACACGCCATGTACGGTGGTGATAGAAGCAGAAAAGAAAATTTAGTAGAATATGGCTTTAGATTACCTGCTGCAATGGACAACAGGCCATTAAAGTTTGAGGAATTTGAAGCTTTACAAAATCAAGTCCTTTATGTTAGTGCTACGCCAGCAGATTATGAGCTTCAAAAAACAGATGGTGTTTATGTTGAACAGGTTATTAGGCCAACAGGATTATTAGATCCTATTATTGAAGTAAGACCTAGTTTAAACCAAATTGATGATTTAATTGAAGAAATACAGGTACGTGTAGAAAAAGATGAACGTACTTTAGTTACTACTTTAACCAAAAGAATGGCTGAAGAATTAACCAAATATTTAAG from Lacinutrix sp. 5H-3-7-4 includes the following:
- the uvrB gene encoding excinuclease ABC subunit UvrB, with amino-acid sequence MKFKIQSEFSPTGDQPAAIKQLVDGINANEKYQTLLGVTGSGKTFTVAKFVESVKKPTLVLAHNKTLAAQLYSEFKQFFPENAVEYFVSYYDYYQPEAYIPTSGVYIEKDLSINEEIEKMRLSTTSSLLSGRRDVLVVASVSCLYGIGNPIEFQKNVITIKRDQEISRTKLLHQLVQSLYSRTEADFKHGNFRIKGDTVDIFPSYADDAFRVHFFGDEIEMIEQFNIQTNEVIDEYDRLNIYPANMFVTSPDVLQGAIKEIQDDLVKQHDYFKDIGKHLEAKRLKERTEFDLEMIRELGYCSGIENYSRYLDGRLPGTRPFCLLDYFPDDYLMVVDESHVTVSQVHAMYGGDRSRKENLVEYGFRLPAAMDNRPLKFEEFEALQNQVLYVSATPADYELQKTDGVYVEQVIRPTGLLDPIIEVRPSLNQIDDLIEEIQVRVEKDERTLVTTLTKRMAEELTKYLSRIDIRVRYIHSDVDTLERVEIMQDLRKGIFDVLVGVNLLREGLDLPEVSLVAILDADKEGFLRSNRSLTQTVGRAARHLNGKAIMYADKITKSMQSTIDETEYRRAKQIKYNTDNNLTPKALNKSLDNVLSKNSVSTYSYELEAARAAEPESEYLTKAELEKKIREKRKLMEKAAKALDFIIAAQLRDEIKVYQGKLEELKA
- a CDS encoding choice-of-anchor L domain-containing protein produces the protein MKNSLFIILFFYVLFASSQNITVDSQTYTPQQLVEDILIDSDCISNVQVTNTVGGDFNNTDQSYGYFDATGTTFPFQSGIVLSTGRLNNVPGPNNSLSDDDAPNWQGDQDLEIALQESNTLNATIIEFDFTSVANQISFRYIFASEEYQEGNSSTCQYSDLFGFLIKPASAPTSDYENIALVPNTQTPVKVTTVHPEIPGSCDAINEIYFDTFNDNVSPINFNGQTAVLTATAQTVPNQSYHVKLVIADEQNYRYDSAVFLEAGSFELSTNLGTDRLLATNNPLCGNETLELNATQVNATSYQWFQDGNILLTETNPTYTITESGTYSVEVSVNNTCVSFGEIVAEYATPPNVANTTLFECDFNQDGFTTYNLYNAADTVTMNDPNIGITDFYLSITDAEMQTNAITNATSFNNTSIMQTVYASVINQNTNCTAIAEVILDISTNTITLEPFDTCDDGIVDGFTSFDLDELRLQIQPNVPANATITFYTTIEDAFAETNSINGNFENTIQDTQDIFVKVITDTNQCYAVSNITLNVLFTPQLLPDESVLYCLNSFPETITLNGGITNDLPNNHYYQWLLNGVDTVVNTSFIEVNELGVYTVIVTDPNGCSNSREITVVPSSEPIIEDVVFTELTSNNTATVIVSGDATYEYAIDDEFGFYQNSNTFSNLEPGLHTIYVRDVTNCGEASISFSILGFPQYFTPNGDTVNETWKPIGVNNDFNTNLNILIFNRYGKLLANVNPIIGWNGTFNGLNLPSDDYWYVINHPNGNQYKGHFALVR